The following are from one region of the Zonotrichia leucophrys gambelii isolate GWCS_2022_RI chromosome 1A, RI_Zleu_2.0, whole genome shotgun sequence genome:
- the RPS16 gene encoding small ribosomal subunit protein uS9, with product MPAKGPLQSVQVFGRKKTATAVAHCKRGNGLIKVNGRPLEMIEPRTLQYKLLEPVLLLGKERFAGVDIRVRVKGGGHVAQIYAIRQAISKALVAYYQKYVDEASKKEIKDILIQYDRTLLVADPRRCESKKFGGPGARARYQKSYR from the exons ATGCCGGCCAAGGGTCCCCTGCAGAGCGTCCAGGTCTTCGGACGAAAG AAAACTGCAACGGCTGTTGCCCACTGCAagagagggaatggcctcatTAAAGTTAATGGAAGACCTCTGGAAATGATTGAGCCCAGAACTCTGCAGTATAAA ctgctggaacCTGTCCTCCTCCTGGGGAAGGAACGGTTTGCTGGTGTTGACATCCGAGTCCGTGTGAAGGGTGGTGGCCACGTAGCACAGATATACG CTATCCGTCAAGCTATTTCCAAAGCTTTGGTGGCTTACTATCAAAAAT ATGTTGATGAAGCTTCCAAGAAAGAGATCAAGGATATTCTAATCCAGTATGATAGGACTCTGCTTGTTGCAGATCCTCGCCGTTGTGAATCCAAGAAATTTGGAGGACCTGGTGCTCGTGCGCGCTACCAGAAGTCTTACCGTTAA